DNA sequence from the Gadus morhua chromosome 21, gadMor3.0, whole genome shotgun sequence genome:
ACAGGGGTGCCATCAGAAGCATCCTCAGTCAACCAGCAACCCCTCAGTCTGGTACGGCAGCTACCCTGCTGCTGACCAGAAGGCTCTACAggggggtggtgagggtgaCGGGTACAGGTCCTGGATGGTTGGTTGGGCTCATCTGGTGAAAAGCCAACCAAGCTTCCTGATCCTGATCGTGTATCATTATCTGCATCTCAGTGAAGTCACTGCAAGTTAAGTCAAAATTAGTCATGTTGACGAGTCATTATTCATTGAgtcattattattacattattcttCCGGTATTATGACATGGCTGGGTTCGTTTTTTGCCAACTGTTTAGTGAATGTTTTGAGTTAAAGAgtataatggggggggggggggggggtaggtactttcataaatgtttatttcaatgtattttaattagTAATAGTCATATTGTGCTAGGGGCATGTGTAGCTAGGGATAGCTTTgctagggttggggttatcTAGGGATAGTGTTGCTAGACTAAAGGCTGGCACATagagtgtgtttggggggggattCATGTTTAAAAGAGGGGCATATGGACTTGGACACGATGTCCCCGGTGcatcaggagggggaggaatgtGTCAGCTCTCATAGAATTCCTCAGTGAGTCTTCTTTCGATGGCAAACCAAGAGCTCCTCATCAGACAGGTTACTGTAGGCAGTGTAGTCTTCAAACTCCATGTTTGGCTCAGTGGTATCAGGTGCAGCTGCAGTGAAGACCGCATGCCCGGTCGGGATGGAGAATAAATGGGTTTTCAGAACACAAAGCACGTACATAAAATATATCACTAAGGTATAAAGTTACATGTGAATACTACTGGACCAAAAGTACATCCACGAGTCGCAAAAAGTGAAAAAGTTTCGGCAACCAAATTAAATTGGACCCCCTTTAGTTTCCTTTTCACTTTAACTTACAATCTCCGTTATCTTCTAAGAATCCAGTTGAACACCTCAATGTAAAGATTGTCTGTCCCTGCAATGAGCAAGAAACCGCTAGAGAGCGTGGTAGGACAGCAGAGAAGATTAACAGACCAGCCCAACCTTCCATCCAGGAACTGTACCCGTCGTCCCGCTGATGCAAGAGagccatcaccaccatcaaagACCCCGCCCACCCAGCACACAAACTGATCACCCTCCTGCCTTCCGGCAAGCGCTACCGCAGCGTGCGGTGCAGGACTACCAGACTCAGCAACAGCTTTTTCCCACAGGCCATCGTCAACTCACTCAAGTAAATCCATGAACATTCTGTACAATGCTCTTTTTATGCACAATAACTTATAGTCATAATAAAGTGTAACTGTATCTCCATGCTGCTATTCTATGTTACTGTTATTATGTTAAATACTATATGTGGTATATATATTAATAGCACATTTGGAGTATGGTTCAACGCAATTCCGGCCCTTTATGTAACTTGTTGCTGACAATAAAGTTCACTTTGACTTTAGGAAGTGACACAGGAAGCAACTCCAATTACAACCCTCCAATAAAAAGCGAGACTCAAACAGGGTCAAATTTCACACTTTTAAtcagttttatttattaactgaaCATGCTTGCAGAAGACAGTATTTTTACGTAGCATTACAAGAAGCTCTATTATTATAATTGCTATTATTAGAATACCCtcatctgattggttcagaTAGCAGCCATATCATTTGATTGTTCGTTTTGCAAGCCGATCTGTGATTTGCTCACACAAACCATATAAAACCACAACAATAAAACGGTTTTAATACGTACAAGGTCCTAACCATTCAGTCGATTCAAGAAATGTTAGGAGACAAAACAGAAATATGTTATATGTAGTCCGCTAGTTTATTTTAGATAGTGGGGTTACGATTAGATACCAGGTCAGCATGGTTACATGCACAGCGTAGCGCCTTAACTGCATTAAGCAATACATTCATTCTCCGTACCGACCTAAGATGTTTACATTAATAACTTGCCTGTTTGTCCTAACCAGATTAGGATCAGTGTATTTGCATGTAAACATAGAGTTTCTGTGATAATGTGGTTGTTCAGTTGGTATAAGAAGGTGGGTTCCTATATTTGTGACAGGGTTAGATAGTTGGGGGTGAGCTTCTCAGAGGTAAGGGTTATGTAGTAGATAGGTGATTATCTTAATGTGTGTCTGAGGCTGGGGTTATGTAGTTGGGGTAGGTGCTATGTGGTTGGGGTTGAGCTTCtcagggttaagggttaggtaGTAGATAGGCGATGGTTCTCAATGTGTGTCTGAGGCTGGGGTTATGTAGTTGGGGTTAGGGATACTTGGCTGGGTTTCCCTGGGGTTTGGGTTAGGTAGCAGACAGTGGGTGACTATGTTTGGCGTGGGTCCACCACACGGCCCATGTGAAGGATGCTGCCTGTCTTCTCGTGAtagatgatgaagaggaagggtCTGTTGATGGTGAGCCGGGGTGGAGGGCTGTTAAAGATCTCCATCGGGGAGCGCCCGGTGACCGGGCCGCTCTCGTCCACCGTGATGGCTGCCTTGTGGTAAACCTAGAGCAAAAACACCAACATATTCAACATCTGTGCTCACCTCGCTTACTAGTAACACCAGATGGTTCCCCTCGCTGGTTAACCCAGTTAAACACGGTCCCCTCAGTTAGACACTGCCTACCCCTAAGGGACAATACTCATGCTACTTTAAATGGGAGCTAAACTGACCCGGGCTACTTAAAATCAGTGAAACAGACTTTGAGTTTGGTTTAGGTCAGTCAACTGACCTGGGTAAGCTGGATGCCTTCATCTGTAGTCATGCCGGACAGGTCTGCTCCGTCCTGGAAGACGTCTGTGACCTTCATCTGCTTCAGGACGTCCTGCAGATTGCTGGAACTTTCCATCAGGAAGCGAGGGAGCTGCACCTCCAACCTCCTGTGGAGACCGGGACACAGTGGCCTCGTTAGGGCAGTAACGCCTAACGCCTATTCAACGGGCCCTACTTTACCACCAGACAGGTGAGCTCACAAATGGGACTGTCCACGTAGATTAAGGATAGAATCAGGGGAGCCAAAAAACTGCCATGCCGTGACCCACCTGTGTGGCTGAATGATGGCCTAGGACCCATCAAATATTCGTACATACTCATTACAATATCCAAGATTTATAGTATTCTTATTTTCACCTTCAAACATACCAATGATCAAATGACAGGGACAGGGTAAGTCGgcatgcatataaatatatataaagaaattAATGCATTGTGGCCGTCCAGCAACTTACTTATGAGACCaaccccacagtttgaaaaacaCTGTGATCGATTGATCAACACCAGCCTACCAGTAATAGGTACCGTCTACCAGGAAGGAGACTGGGGAGTGGATCGATACTTTAGAGTAGATAAATTGGCAATCCCCGGGGTGTGGACTCTCAGACAAAAGCCACCTAGTTCCTATGGTGGTCAGGTCACTATGCCTACGGTCACAGGGTCACGGGGTGGGGCCAACCTACGTCCTCTTAAGCTTCAGCAGCCAACCCTGGAACCTCTCGGCTGtgaactcctcctccaccgacgTCACAGAGATGTTCTCATCAGGCAGCATCACCAGCATGGCCACGCCGCCCGCCATGGGCAGCTTGAGGAGGCCCAGTTTGAGGGAGGGGTCATAGGCCAGGTGGTGCTTCCCCGAGTGGAACATCATGGGCACCTGGACGATTTGGTAGCGGTTCACGTAGAAGCGCTCGTCCTGGGTGATGCTGGCGttgaagaggaaggagaacTGAGCTGGAGAATGAGGAGAGTGAAAAGgcgttgtttaaaataaaagagGGAATATTATGGTTGTAAATTGGCAGAAGACGGACTCTCCATCAGAACAACCAAAAAGTCCTGATCTTCACAGAGGTGCCTACATACCCTTGCCTGCTACTTCACGTGAACACAAGGGGGCAGTATTAAATTTTCTAACCCAAAATATACATCAACGATTAATCAGGTCATGCATagcactgttttatttttttattttgcagttAAAAAACGCAAACTGCGTCTGTTGGTGAATCACAACCAACTGAAAATACAGTGCTCAGTTTATTGTTGCTCGGAAATTGTCTCCAAAACAAACCTTTACCATAACAGGAGGCACGAACCCTGCTCAACCAATAAGTATTTACTATCCTCTTAGAGACAGGCAATACGGTGTCAACCTCTGGCAGAACTAAACGTCTCCATGACAGCGTAGGTCCGTGTCCGTCAAAAGGTGCAGGGGTAAACAACACTGTGTTATGACGCAGCTATGTGCTCAGACGGCTGAGCAGAAGGCAGTAAACGTCCGGCCCTCCTTACTTTGGTAGTATGCCACGCTGACCAGTAGCAGCTT
Encoded proteins:
- the LOC115534600 gene encoding protein Z-dependent protease inhibitor isoform X1; translation: MDWIPVKVLNIHRMLPLSGKKMSGGLWILGAIAALLSVHLASSQELTTGNAVFATRLYRAVSSRTDDNVLLSPYTVSAAVAMLASGCEGATRQQLLSASSLGHLEPTDIPGLFQALQNSITVEGGFPLQQGLAVFPSTAYTLAPSYQELVETQFRGKAQGLSYTSRMEAMHSINSWALSQTADQVKDVVGSLDAETKLLLVSVAYYQTQFSFLFNASITQDERFYVNRYQIVQVPMMFHSGKHHLAYDPSLKLGLLKLPMAGGVAMLVMLPDENISVTSVEEEFTAERFQGWLLKLKRTRLEVQLPRFLMESSSNLQDVLKQMKVTDVFQDGADLSGMTTDEGIQLTQVYHKAAITVDESGPVTGRSPMEIFNSPPPRLTINRPFLFIIYHEKTGSILHMGRVVDPRQT
- the LOC115534600 gene encoding protein Z-dependent protease inhibitor isoform X2, with product MSGGLWILGAIAALLSVHLASSQELTTGNAVFATRLYRAVSSRTDDNVLLSPYTVSAAVAMLASGCEGATRQQLLSASSLGHLEPTDIPGLFQALQNSITVEGGFPLQQGLAVFPSTAYTLAPSYQELVETQFRGKAQGLSYTSRMEAMHSINSWALSQTADQVKDVVGSLDAETKLLLVSVAYYQTQFSFLFNASITQDERFYVNRYQIVQVPMMFHSGKHHLAYDPSLKLGLLKLPMAGGVAMLVMLPDENISVTSVEEEFTAERFQGWLLKLKRTRLEVQLPRFLMESSSNLQDVLKQMKVTDVFQDGADLSGMTTDEGIQLTQVYHKAAITVDESGPVTGRSPMEIFNSPPPRLTINRPFLFIIYHEKTGSILHMGRVVDPRQT